The Theropithecus gelada isolate Dixy chromosome X, Tgel_1.0, whole genome shotgun sequence genome includes a window with the following:
- the RPA4 gene encoding replication protein A 30 kDa subunit, with protein sequence MSNSGFGSYGSISAADGESGGSDQLCERDAAPAIKTQRPKVRIQDVVPCNVNQLLSSTVFDTVFKVRGIIVSQVSIVGVIRGAEKASNHICYKIDDMTAKPIEARQWFGREKVKQVTPLSVGAYVKVFGILKCPTGTKTLEVLKIHVLEDMNEFTVHILETVNAHMMLDKARRDTTVESVPVFPSEVDDAGDNDESHRSFIRDEVLRLIHECPQQEGKSIYELQAQLCDLSLKAIKEAIEYLTVEGHIYPTVDQEHFKSAD encoded by the coding sequence ATGAGTAACAGTGGGTTTGGGAGCTATGGCAGCATTTCTGCTGCTGATGGAGAGAGTGGAGGCAGTGACCAACTGTGTGAGAGAGATGCAGCTCCTGCTATTAAGACCCAAAGACCTAAGGTCCGAATTCAGGACGTTGTACCGTGTAATGTGAACCAGCTTCTCAGCTCTACTGTGTTTGACACTGTGTTCAAGGTTAGGGGAATTATAGTTTCCCAGGTCTCCATCGTGGGGGTAATCAGAGGGGCAGAGAAGGCTTCAAATCACATTTGTTACAAAATTGATGATATGACCGCGAAACCAATCGAGGCCCGACAGTGGTTTGGTAGAGAAAAAGTCAAGCAAGTGACTCCACTGTCAGTCGGAGCATATGTCAAAGTGTTTGGTATCCTCAAATGTCCCACGGGAACAAAGACCCTTGAGGTATTGAAAATTCATGTCCTAGAGGACATGAACGAGTTCACTGTGCATATTCTGGAAACGGTCAATGCACACATGATGCTGGATAAAGCCCGTCGTGATACCACTGTAGAAAGTGTGCCTGTGTTTCCATCGGAAGTGGATGATGCTGGGGATAACGATGAGAGTCACCGCAGTTTCATCCGGGACGAAGTGCTGCGTTTGATTCATGAGTGTCCTCAACAGGAAGGGAAGAGCATCTATGAGCTCCAAGCTCAGCTCTGCGACCTTAGCCTCAAGGCCATTAAGGAAGCGATTGAATATCTCACGGTCGAGGGCCACATCTATCCCACTGTGGATCAGGAGCATTTTAAATCTGCTGATTGA